A DNA window from Selenomonas sp. oral taxon 126 contains the following coding sequences:
- the aroF gene encoding 3-deoxy-7-phosphoheptulonate synthase → MVVIMNSDATQADIEGVIRAIEEKGLEAKVMEGARQKIVGVIGDKTKLAATPLDAMHGVETTVAISKSYKLASREFHPAPTVIDIRGIKIGDGTPVVMAGPCAVESREQLLETAELIKAGGAQFIRGGAYKPRTSPYAFQGLEEEGLKYLAEAREKTGLAVVTEVTVVEAVDTVAAYADLLQIGARNMQNFGLLRAVGRAGKPVMLKRGLAATIDEWLNAAEYIMNEGNPNVILCERGIRTYETYTRNTFDISAIAAIKHLSHLPIIADPSHGTGKWRMIKPMSLASIAAGADGLIIEVHPNPARALSDGPQSLTPENYRDLMASVQKLSRFMKDEAIEPMVME, encoded by the coding sequence ATGGTCGTTATTATGAATTCGGACGCCACGCAGGCGGATATTGAGGGTGTCATCCGCGCCATTGAGGAAAAGGGGCTTGAGGCAAAGGTCATGGAGGGCGCGCGGCAGAAGATTGTCGGCGTCATCGGTGACAAGACGAAGCTCGCCGCGACCCCGCTCGATGCCATGCATGGCGTCGAGACGACGGTCGCCATCTCCAAGAGTTACAAGCTCGCGAGCCGCGAGTTCCACCCTGCCCCGACCGTGATCGACATTCGCGGTATCAAGATCGGTGACGGTACGCCCGTCGTCATGGCGGGGCCCTGCGCCGTCGAGTCGCGCGAGCAGCTGCTTGAGACGGCAGAACTCATCAAGGCGGGTGGTGCGCAGTTCATCCGCGGCGGCGCGTACAAGCCGCGTACCTCGCCCTATGCGTTTCAGGGGCTCGAGGAGGAGGGGCTGAAATACCTCGCCGAGGCGCGTGAAAAGACGGGTCTTGCCGTCGTCACCGAGGTGACGGTTGTCGAAGCTGTGGATACGGTCGCTGCCTATGCCGACCTCCTGCAGATCGGCGCACGCAATATGCAGAATTTCGGCCTCCTGAGAGCAGTCGGACGTGCGGGCAAGCCCGTCATGCTCAAGCGCGGACTTGCCGCGACGATTGACGAGTGGCTGAACGCCGCTGAGTACATCATGAACGAGGGCAATCCGAACGTCATCCTCTGCGAGCGCGGTATCCGCACCTATGAGACGTACACGCGCAACACGTTCGACATCAGCGCGATTGCGGCAATCAAGCATCTCTCGCACCTGCCGATCATCGCCGACCCGAGTCACGGCACGGGCAAGTGGCGCATGATCAAGCCAATGTCCCTCGCATCCATCGCGGCGGGCGCGGACGGACTCATCATCGAGGTACACCCGAATCCTGCGCGCGCCCTCTCCGACGGGCCGCAGTCCCTCACACCCGAGAACTACCGCGACCTCATGGCGAGCGTGCAGAAGCTCAGCCGCTTTATGAAGGACGAGGCGATCGAGCCGATGGTGATGGAGTAA
- a CDS encoding type II toxin-antitoxin system RelB/DinJ family antitoxin, with amino-acid sequence MSTTMVRVRMDTGLKEQVDAALASMGLNMSTAVNAMARQIIHQGKLPFELYTTSPALREAIREAEDIRRHPEEHRAYTNAREMMEDILS; translated from the coding sequence ATGTCAACGACAATGGTTCGGGTTCGTATGGATACGGGGTTGAAGGAGCAGGTGGATGCAGCACTCGCCAGCATGGGGCTGAATATGTCCACCGCGGTGAATGCTATGGCGCGGCAGATCATTCATCAAGGGAAGCTGCCGTTTGAGCTGTACACGACAAGCCCTGCACTTCGTGAGGCAATCCGCGAAGCCGAGGACATCCGCAGACACCCGGAGGAGCATCGGGCATATACGAACGCGCGCGAGATGATGGAGGATATTTTGTCCTGA
- a CDS encoding RidA family protein, producing METIHSDNAPAALGPYSQAMRVGNLIYTSGQIGIDPAAGKITSDTVEGQAAQVCANLRAVLAAAGTDLTRVVKTTCFLADMADFAAFNEVYARHFTGKPARSCVAAKALPAGALCEIEVIAEV from the coding sequence ATGGAAACGATTCACAGCGATAACGCCCCCGCCGCCCTCGGCCCATACAGCCAAGCGATGCGCGTCGGCAACCTCATCTATACCTCGGGACAGATCGGCATCGACCCCGCCGCAGGAAAGATCACCTCGGATACCGTCGAGGGACAGGCGGCACAGGTCTGTGCAAATCTGCGCGCCGTCCTCGCAGCCGCCGGCACCGACCTCACGCGCGTCGTCAAGACCACCTGCTTCCTCGCGGACATGGCGGACTTCGCCGCATTCAACGAGGTCTATGCCCGTCACTTCACGGGCAAGCCCGCCCGCTCCTGCGTCGCAGCAAAGGCACTGCCCGCCGGCGCACTCTGCGAGATCGAGGTGATTGCAGAGGTTTAG
- a CDS encoding type II toxin-antitoxin system YafQ family toxin has protein sequence MMYRIIPTARFRKDLKRAAKRGLPMEQLENVVDALSLGKTLAPKYRDHALTGNYAGYRECHIQPDWLLVYRIDEEILTLVLAYTGTHSDLF, from the coding sequence CTGATGTACCGTATCATTCCGACGGCGCGCTTCCGCAAGGATTTGAAGCGTGCCGCGAAACGTGGACTGCCGATGGAGCAGTTGGAGAACGTTGTAGACGCACTTTCTCTGGGGAAAACTCTTGCACCGAAATACCGAGATCATGCGCTCACAGGGAATTATGCTGGCTATCGTGAGTGCCATATCCAGCCGGATTGGCTTCTTGTGTACCGAATTGATGAAGAGATACTGACGTTGGTACTCGCATATACGGGGACGCACAGTGACCTCTTTTGA
- the pheA gene encoding prephenate dehydratase, with product MRQKMGVLGPVGTHSEAAALYLMEWQGLDREIVCFADIGECLHAVETEAVGAAFVPVENSLEGAIAVTLDTLARSDTLRVRREVIWPVHNYLMARTEGEIRAVYSHAQPIAQCRDFLLHHYPQAEIIKTASTARAAEIVGASPVEAGTAAICTRRAGALNGLIEIAGKIEDRGSNCTRFFEVVRDGTAAPLAEPLDTVLLVCQIDGARAGALYNVLGEFARRAVNLTRIESRPARTELGAYIFFFDLDAHSAPDALRDSIDAVAEKSIWLKVLGTFPVHMAHNE from the coding sequence GTGAGACAGAAAATGGGCGTGCTCGGTCCTGTGGGGACGCACAGCGAGGCGGCGGCGCTCTATCTCATGGAGTGGCAGGGGCTCGACCGCGAGATCGTCTGCTTCGCCGACATCGGCGAGTGTCTGCACGCGGTAGAGACGGAGGCGGTGGGTGCCGCGTTCGTGCCCGTGGAGAATTCGCTTGAGGGCGCGATTGCCGTGACGCTCGACACGCTCGCGCGCTCGGACACGCTGCGCGTCCGACGTGAGGTTATCTGGCCTGTCCACAACTACCTCATGGCGCGCACCGAGGGCGAGATTCGCGCCGTCTACTCGCATGCACAGCCCATCGCACAGTGCCGCGACTTCCTCCTGCACCACTATCCGCAGGCGGAGATCATCAAGACGGCGAGCACGGCACGGGCGGCGGAGATCGTCGGAGCATCTCCCGTGGAGGCGGGGACGGCGGCAATCTGCACGCGGCGCGCGGGTGCGCTCAATGGTCTCATCGAGATCGCGGGCAAGATTGAGGATCGCGGCTCGAACTGCACGCGCTTCTTCGAGGTTGTGCGTGACGGGACTGCCGCACCGCTGGCGGAGCCGCTCGATACGGTGCTCCTCGTCTGTCAGATCGACGGCGCACGCGCGGGGGCACTCTACAACGTACTCGGCGAGTTCGCGCGCCGCGCGGTGAACCTCACGCGGATTGAGTCGCGCCCCGCGCGCACGGAGCTTGGTGCGTATATATTCTTTTTCGATCTGGACGCGCACAGTGCTCCCGATGCCCTGCGCGACTCCATCGATGCCGTCGCCGAGAAGAGCATCTGGCTGAAGGTGCTCGGCACTTTTCCCGTGCACATGGCACATAATGAATAG